The sequence TACCGATGTGACCCGGCAGGTCCTGGTCAAGTTCCTGAAAGAAGAGCTGGGCCGTTGTGGCTATACCAGGGCAGTGCTCAACCTGTCTGGCGGTCTCGACTCGGCTTTGTCTTGCTTCCTGATTGCCGAAGCGCTCGGTGGTGACAATGTGCTTACCCTGATCCTACCCTATCGCACCAGCGCCCCGGACAGCACCGAACACGCTGTCGAGGTAGCCAGACTAACCGGGGTGAATCACCGGATCATTGACATCACTCCAATGGTCGATCCTTACCTCAGCCTGTACCCGGAGATGGACGGCGTCCGCAAAGGCAACGTGATGGCCCGTATGAGGATGATCGTCCTCTACGACCATACGGTGTCATGGAAAGGCCTGGCCATCGGCACAAGCAACAAGACCGAACTACTGCTGGGCTACGGCACCATCTTTGGGGACATGGCATCGGCTGTCAATCCATTAGGCGACCTGTACAAGACCCAGGTGCGTCAGCTGGCGCGAGCAGTGGGAGTGCCCGAGTACATCCTGCAAAAGGCCCCCTCAGCCGACCTCTGGGCCGGCCAGACGGATGAGGGCGAGCTCGGTTTCACCTATGCCCGGGTAGATCAGTTGCTCTATCTGCTTGTGGATGAACGCTACAGCCGCGATGAGGTCATCGAGGCCGGCTTTGACGCCCAGTTCGTGGATACCGTGCTGCGCCGCATCCGCACCTCGCAGTTCAAGCGCATGCCACCGATCATCGCCAAGCTTAGCCGACGCGACGTTTGGCACGATTTTCTCTATCCCCGCGACTGGGGCACCTAGACGGATGGCGGCCAGGTCCCCCAACAGCAGTACTCCTGCTACCCAACACAACCTTCAGGTTCTCATGGGCCGCGCGATGCTCTATGGGCTGCGCGAGAACATGGTCCGCACGATCTGGCAGCCGTTTGTGCTAAGCCTGGGTGCGTCGATGCCACTGCTTGGCTTCCTGGAGAGCCTGGGAGGATTCTGGGGGATCGTACCTACGGCGATGCAGCCCTTGGGGGGTTGGATCTCTGACCGGCGAGGGCGCAAACCCCTCATTCTGCTGGGCACTGCACTCAGCACGGTCGGCCTGCTGGTGATGGTCATTGCCGGATGGACCAAGCAGTGGTTGTGGTTGCTGCCGGGCATTATTCTCCTGGGTTCTTTGGCCATTGCCATCCCGGCACTCGACAGTTCTGTCGCCGAGTCTACCCCTCCCAACGGCCGAGGCAGGGCCTTTGGCTTGACCAACACCT comes from Chloroflexi bacterium ADurb.Bin180 and encodes:
- the nadE gene encoding NH(3)-dependent NAD(+) synthetase, which codes for MPVAAQLELNTDVTRQVLVKFLKEELGRCGYTRAVLNLSGGLDSALSCFLIAEALGGDNVLTLILPYRTSAPDSTEHAVEVARLTGVNHRIIDITPMVDPYLSLYPEMDGVRKGNVMARMRMIVLYDHTVSWKGLAIGTSNKTELLLGYGTIFGDMASAVNPLGDLYKTQVRQLARAVGVPEYILQKAPSADLWAGQTDEGELGFTYARVDQLLYLLVDERYSRDEVIEAGFDAQFVDTVLRRIRTSQFKRMPPIIAKLSRRDVWHDFLYPRDWGT